From the genome of Vicia villosa cultivar HV-30 ecotype Madison, WI unplaced genomic scaffold, Vvil1.0 ctg.000817F_1_1, whole genome shotgun sequence, one region includes:
- the LOC131631387 gene encoding uncharacterized protein LOC131631387, with protein MIRFNDPLLHCFTYRDFQLVPTLEEFSSILGLPVLDQMPYTGEEEVPKLEDVVAALHLPRSEIKKVWVSKGDYTGVLIDFLYSQADILINAASMDALEKVLACLIYGQVLFPRYDKIVDVIALKIFIGNNPNEEGLTWVQRIIRLSYDDIVWNQKDFEGTHLFDSCGDFPNVPLLCTRGGITYNPILARHQFGFALKDKPRSIYLSSENFDYDSDTTGKKKLFIRAWAKVKKVCRKQLGLRNYIPSDIYFRWIYDRVVEHGMPYPSDIPVVPRVTPPVIPMVLEPYVPAPNEDLAATVASLRREKADLESRLHRVEAEKAVLVADAKERDGMLDYFSRKWKIEDFVSPDQIQSWEREIDRLVQERNEMIKAHKEEIRSLKRKRRLED; from the exons ATGATCCGATTTAATGATCCTCTCCTTCATTGCTTTACTTATAGGGACTTTCAGTTGGTTCCCACATTAGAGGAATTTTCCTCCATCCTAGGATTACCTGTGCTTGATCAGATGCCCTACACTGGCGAAGAAGAGGTACCTAAGTTGGAAGATGTAGTTGCTGCATTGCATTTGCCTCGATCAGAAATCAAAAAGGTTTGGGTGAGTAAAGGAGACTATACTGGTGTACTGATTGACTTCTTGTATAGTCAAGCTGACATTTTAATTAATGCCGCAAGTATGGATGCTCTTGAAAAAGTCCTCGCTTGCCTAATCTATGGGCAAGTATTGTTCCCTCGTTATGACAAAATTGTGGATGTGATTGCTCTCAAGATCTTCATTGGTAACAATCCG aatgaagaaggtttgacttgggTTCAAAGAATCATAAGGCTTTCATACGACGACATCGTTTGGAACCAAAAAGATTTTGAAGGAACTCATTTGTTCGATAGCTGTGGAGATTTCCCAAATGTACCTCTTCTTTGTACCCGAGGAGGGATAACTTATAATCCCATATTAGCTCGGCATCAGTTTGGTTTCGCTTTGAAAGACAAGCCGCGTTCCATATATCTTAGTTCGGAAAATTTTGATTATGATTCAGATACGACCGGAAAGAAGAAGCTATTTATTAGAGCTTGGGCTAAAGTGAAGAAAGTATGCAGAAAACAATTGGGACTAAGGAACTACATCCCTTCAGATATTTATTTTAGGTGGATTTATGATCGAGTTGTTGAGCATGGTATGCCATATCCATCTGATATCCCTGTTGTGCCAAGGGTCACTCCTCCGGTTATTCCCATGGTTTTGGAGCCTTATGTTCCCGCCCCAAATGAAGACCTGGCTGCTACTGTTGCTTCTTTAAGAAGGGAAAAGGCGGATCTTGAAAGTCGCTTACATAGGGTTGAAGCTGAGAAAGCGGTATTGGTGGCTGATGCTAAAGAGCGAGAtggtatgcttgactatttctcccgCAAATGGAAGATTGAGGATTTTGTCTCTCCAgatcagatacaatcatgggagcgAGAGATTGATAGGCTCGTCCAAGAAAGGAACGAGATGATCAAAGCTCACAAAGAAGAGATTAGAAGTTTAAAGAGAAAGCGCCGACTCGAAGActga